One stretch of Pedobacter riviphilus DNA includes these proteins:
- a CDS encoding NmrA family NAD(P)-binding protein yields the protein MKSDLNVQEAMEQKVKPLITIVGVLGKQGLSAARTLLESGQYRVRGITRRIDSPDAQLLAQKGAELISLPLNLGYKKDFVEAFRGSYGVFMMTPSIAPPQTHEMELGIQLADAAVEAGVQHVIFSSLENVDKITEGKKFAPHFTDKAKIEAYIRTLPITSSFIYMAFFYTNLMEFYPPRMEGDTLVFPIYLPKDFRAPFVDPLQPQARLYSKFFRIPSTIKGSRCP from the coding sequence ATGAAATCAGATTTAAACGTACAAGAGGCAATGGAACAAAAAGTGAAACCCCTGATTACTATAGTTGGTGTTTTAGGGAAGCAAGGCCTGAGTGCTGCGCGTACGCTATTAGAAAGTGGACAGTACCGTGTGCGCGGCATTACCCGGCGGATTGACTCGCCTGATGCACAGCTTTTAGCCCAAAAGGGAGCAGAACTCATTAGTTTACCGCTTAATTTAGGCTATAAAAAAGATTTTGTTGAAGCATTCCGGGGATCGTATGGTGTTTTCATGATGACACCGAGCATTGCTCCTCCGCAAACCCACGAGATGGAACTGGGCATACAGTTAGCCGATGCGGCAGTTGAGGCTGGCGTGCAGCATGTTATTTTTAGTAGCCTGGAAAATGTAGATAAAATTACGGAGGGAAAGAAATTTGCACCTCATTTTACAGACAAGGCCAAAATTGAAGCATATATACGTACACTTCCAATCACAAGCTCGTTTATCTATATGGCTTTTTTCTATACCAACCTGATGGAGTTTTACCCTCCCCGTATGGAGGGAGATACACTGGTATTCCCTATTTATTTACCAAAAGACTTCCGTGCGCCATTTGTAGATCCCTTACAGCCACAGGCCCGGCTGTACTCGAAATTTTTTCGCATCCCGAGTACTATAAAGGGAAGTCGTTGCCCGTAA
- a CDS encoding winged helix-turn-helix transcriptional regulator produces the protein MKTECIADNVKLGGKVYPCTVSLAMDLIGGKWKAVILYHLKDTEKRYNELRKEVPHITEMTLSLQLKQLEKDGLVSRKVYGKKPPIKVIYDLTDFGKTFIPVLEVITQWGNQIASEKGEFLTSGI, from the coding sequence ATGAAAACAGAATGTATTGCTGATAATGTAAAGTTAGGAGGGAAGGTTTATCCCTGTACGGTGAGCCTCGCAATGGATTTGATAGGCGGTAAATGGAAAGCGGTTATCCTATATCACTTAAAGGATACTGAAAAACGTTACAATGAACTTCGAAAAGAAGTACCGCATATTACAGAAATGACCTTGAGTTTACAGTTAAAACAGCTAGAAAAAGACGGCCTGGTATCAAGAAAAGTTTATGGCAAAAAACCGCCTATTAAAGTGATTTACGATCTTACAGATTTTGGCAAGACATTTATACCAGTCTTGGAGGTAATTACACAGTGGGGAAATCAGATCGCATCAGAAAAAGGTGAATTTTTAACATCTGGCATATAG
- a CDS encoding response regulator, translating into MKIGVFVVDDHYMVIEGIRSLLQNEKTLDWMGHATNAVSCLSFLKRQEPDVILMDINLPDKSGIDLCKEVKQLYPSVAILGLSTFNQQTIIKNMIDNGAAGYVLKNATKEELMEAINSVLKGKVYYSFEVLSALRKPEPTQLLITRREKEVLLLIAEGLTNAAIAEKLFISIPTVNTHRKSLLEKFDVKNTAMLIGKATKLGLFE; encoded by the coding sequence ATGAAAATAGGCGTTTTTGTAGTTGACGATCATTATATGGTGATAGAGGGCATCCGCTCTTTGCTGCAAAACGAAAAGACGCTCGACTGGATGGGGCATGCCACCAATGCCGTATCTTGCTTAAGTTTTTTGAAGCGACAAGAACCTGATGTGATATTAATGGACATAAACCTTCCCGATAAAAGTGGAATAGATTTATGTAAAGAAGTCAAACAATTATATCCTTCCGTGGCTATACTTGGCCTAAGTACTTTTAATCAGCAGACCATTATCAAAAATATGATCGATAACGGCGCTGCTGGCTATGTGTTAAAAAACGCTACCAAGGAAGAATTAATGGAGGCCATAAATAGCGTGCTCAAAGGCAAAGTATATTATAGTTTCGAGGTGCTAAGCGCATTGAGAAAACCTGAACCTACTCAACTCCTGATCACCCGAAGAGAAAAAGAAGTGTTACTGTTAATTGCCGAAGGATTAACCAACGCAGCAATAGCTGAAAAACTTTTTATCAGCATTCCAACCGTAAATACGCATCGTAAAAGTTTATTAGAAAAATTTGATGTAAAAAATACCGCCATGTTAATTGGCAAGGCTACAAAGCTGGGCCTGTTTGAATGA
- a CDS encoding ATP-binding protein — translation MRKLTLVFFSVITCFVCSAQVEHKVDSLLKKIKVIPDDTNKVKLYYALADQYLNLNLKESEKFCHIARALSRKLNYKQGILDYYANYSNVLYINGRFDDCLKLDLEAMEYAKKNADATQFARTMLNVGIGYTLIEDYQSAVNHYEKAKDILIKNNNHKYDGKIYDVLQLLYYRMHQYRKGVNNGLLAVNILAKSKNKVWLQESLSNLGLNYIELKLYDSARYHLNKAMVLANASGNKQIQTTTALNFALIALRSQQIDSIKPYVTKALRLSKANNWHEQEGLAQYGLAYYYLQKKNYINAKLYADSALRLTQQYNIPYLNQKLYPLLSSLFYAKQEPKQGYFYYHKAEMLNDSLLNATITKHTILTEKKFETSRKEAQIKLQQTQLRQKNNLIYSLYAGAIALLAISLLSYRNYKHRRKLQQAKIDELETAQQLTATEAVLKGEEQERTRLAKDLHDGLGGMLSGIKFSLNNVKENLIMTPDNLHAFERSIDMLDSSIKEMRRVAHNMMPEILVKYGLDTALKEFCAEVDHSSVLHVNYQSVGMHQTDISQTTSITIYRIVQELLNNAMKHAHAKNVLVQLHQSDQDKLLVVTVEDDGNGFDTELLKQSAGMGWLNIQNRIEFLKGKVDLRSGLGKGTSIMIEINI, via the coding sequence ATGAGAAAATTAACGCTGGTATTTTTTTCGGTGATAACCTGTTTTGTATGTAGTGCCCAGGTGGAACACAAAGTAGACAGTCTGTTAAAGAAAATCAAAGTTATACCGGATGATACCAACAAGGTAAAATTGTATTATGCCTTAGCCGACCAATATCTTAATCTCAATTTAAAAGAGTCAGAAAAATTTTGCCACATAGCTAGAGCTTTAAGCAGGAAACTAAATTATAAACAAGGGATACTGGACTATTATGCCAATTATAGTAATGTGCTATATATAAATGGCAGATTTGACGACTGCCTAAAATTAGATCTGGAGGCTATGGAGTATGCAAAAAAAAATGCTGACGCTACCCAATTTGCCCGTACCATGCTTAATGTCGGTATTGGGTATACATTAATCGAAGATTATCAAAGTGCTGTAAACCACTATGAAAAGGCAAAAGATATATTAATTAAAAACAACAACCATAAATACGACGGTAAAATTTATGATGTGCTCCAACTATTGTATTATCGCATGCATCAATACAGAAAAGGGGTAAATAATGGCCTGTTAGCAGTTAATATTTTGGCAAAATCAAAAAATAAGGTATGGCTTCAAGAGTCTTTAAGCAATCTGGGATTAAATTATATCGAACTAAAATTATATGACTCTGCCAGATACCACTTAAATAAGGCAATGGTTTTGGCAAATGCAAGTGGAAACAAACAGATACAAACAACAACGGCACTAAACTTTGCATTAATTGCACTCAGGTCTCAACAAATAGACAGCATAAAACCCTATGTAACTAAAGCGCTTAGGCTTTCCAAGGCTAATAACTGGCATGAGCAGGAAGGTTTAGCACAGTACGGACTGGCTTATTATTACCTGCAAAAAAAGAATTATATAAATGCAAAACTATACGCAGACTCCGCTCTTCGCTTAACTCAACAATATAATATACCCTACTTAAATCAAAAGTTATATCCTTTACTTTCAAGTTTATTTTACGCTAAACAGGAACCAAAGCAGGGCTACTTTTATTATCACAAAGCCGAAATGCTTAATGATAGTTTGCTAAATGCAACCATTACAAAACATACCATCCTTACCGAAAAAAAATTTGAAACCTCAAGAAAAGAAGCACAAATAAAACTGCAACAAACACAACTAAGACAAAAAAACAACCTAATTTATTCCTTGTATGCAGGTGCTATAGCATTGCTTGCAATTTCTTTACTTAGCTACCGGAATTATAAGCATAGGCGAAAATTACAGCAAGCCAAAATAGATGAATTAGAAACAGCACAACAACTTACTGCTACAGAAGCCGTACTAAAAGGCGAAGAACAGGAACGCACCCGATTGGCCAAAGATCTTCACGATGGGCTTGGTGGGATGCTGAGTGGTATAAAATTTTCATTAAATAACGTGAAAGAAAATCTAATAATGACACCCGATAATCTACATGCTTTTGAACGAAGCATAGATATGCTGGACAGTTCAATTAAGGAAATGCGCCGTGTAGCACATAATATGATGCCTGAAATTTTAGTAAAATATGGATTGGACACGGCATTGAAGGAGTTTTGTGCAGAAGTTGACCACAGTAGCGTACTTCACGTAAACTACCAATCTGTAGGTATGCATCAGACAGATATCTCACAAACCACATCAATTACCATTTATCGTATTGTACAAGAACTGTTGAACAATGCAATGAAACATGCCCACGCTAAAAATGTATTGGTACAGCTCCACCAATCTGATCAGGATAAACTACTGGTAGTTACTGTAGAAGATGATGGAAATGGCTTTGATACCGAGTTGCTGAAACAATCTGCCGGGATGGGCTGGCTAAATATCCAAAACCGTATTGAGTTTTTAAAAGGTAAAGTAGACCTGCGGTCTGGCCTTGGCAAGGGAACTTCGATAATGATAGAAATTAACATTTAA